The Halovivax ruber XH-70 genome includes the window CTACTGTGACGGCTGTTTCCCTGGACAACTTCGACCACGACTCCCACATGCGTCGGACGTTCGCGCTCGCCAACGAGGCCGCCGAGCGAGGTGACGAGCCCTTCGGGAGCGTCCTCGTTCGAGACGACGAGATCGTCCGTGAGGCGTCGAACCGGATCGTCACCGAGGACGACATCCGCCGGCACCCGGAACTACACCTCGCCCACCTGGCAGTCCGCGAGATGACTCCCGGGGAACGCGCGGAGACGGTGATGTACACCAGCACGGAACCGTGTCCGATGTGCGCCGGCGGGATGGCCACGGCCGGGTTCGCTCGGGTCGTCTACAGCGTCGGTGCCGAGGATCTCGCCGCCCTCAC containing:
- a CDS encoding nucleoside deaminase, producing the protein MTAVSLDNFDHDSHMRRTFALANEAAERGDEPFGSVLVRDDEIVREASNRIVTEDDIRRHPELHLAHLAVREMTPGERAETVMYTSTEPCPMCAGGMATAGFARVVYSVGAEDLAALTGGTPSVRAADVLGDRTDVVGPVLLEEGLAVHESYGW